In the Populus trichocarpa isolate Nisqually-1 chromosome 1, P.trichocarpa_v4.1, whole genome shotgun sequence genome, one interval contains:
- the LOC7485743 gene encoding uncharacterized protein LOC7485743: MSSEKPINSVSAAIQQSLQHISLGTLCKSIATWGLILLLLYTVLFNHPCCSQTMNRFALFKLKWPPLSPNNATTSANVTTTPTSISHIVFAMVSSVNTWKHRKSYVESWWRPNVTRGYIFLDRDPSQRFHPWPSSSPPFRVNAPVKFRLNRKYATQVRIVRTIMETFMQGDKDVRWYVMADDDTVLFIDNLVEVLAKYNHTEYFYIGMNSESVSSNVNFSFEMAFGGAGYALSYPLAEALSTKVDGCIQRYPNVYSSDFILQTCLADFGVPLTHHRGFHQIDLHGDISGLLSAHHQSPVLSLHHIDVVDPIFPSMNRSASVNHLMEAAKVDHSRLLEQTICYQRKNNWSFSTSWGYSAHIYENIHPRSFLLLPIETFRPWLRIFKPPFYMFNTRSLTNDPCDAPHEFFMESVEKTRGNQVVTTYTRKSPRNLPPCSSSGNHSANHISKIQVFSSATTLKKAGLMECCDVEETADMNITRIKLRACMKDEVIA; the protein is encoded by the exons ATGTCTTCAGAGAAACCCATCAACAGTGTCAGTGCTGCAATTCAACAAAGCTTGCAACACATATCTCTTGGAACTCTATGCAAATCTATAGCCACTTGGGGACTAATCCTTTTACTGCTCTATACTGTCTTGTTTAACCATCCTTGCTGTAGCCAGACTATGAATAGATTCGCTCTCTTTAAGCTCAAATGGCCACCACTCTCACCTAATAATGCAACTACTTCTGCGAATGTTACTACTACCCCTACAAGTATCAGCCACATTGTATTTGCCATGGTGAGTTCTGTGAACACATGGAAGCACAGGAAATCATACGTGGAATCATGGTGGAGACCAAATGTTACTCGAGGATATATTTTCCTTGATAGAGATCCCTCGCAAAGATTCCATCCTTGGCCCTCATCTTCTCCGCCTTTTCGCGTCAATGCACCTGTCAAATTTAGATTAAACCGCAAATATGCAACACAGGTTAGAATAGTACGTACAATCATGGAGACTTTTATGCAGGGAGATAAAGATGTTAGATGGTATGTAATGGCAGATGATGACACCGtcttatttattgataatttagtAGAGGTTTTAGCCAAGTATAATCATACTGAGTACTTCTACATCGGAATGAATTCGGAAAGTGTTAGCTCGAATGTTAATTTCTCGTTCGAAATGGCATTTGGTGGAGCTGGGTATGCTTTGAGTTACCCTCTAGCAGAAGCTTTGTCCACGAAGGTGGATGGGTGTATTCAACGATATCCAAATGTATATTCCAGTGACTTTATTTTGCAGACGTGTTTGGCTGATTTTGGAGTTCCTCTAACGCATCACAGAGGCTTTCACCAG ATTGATCTACATGGGGACATATCAGGCCTTCTATCAGCTCATCATCAGTCTCCTGTCCTCTCCCTTCACCACATCGATGTCGTAGATCCAATCTTCCCCTCCATGAATCGCTCTGCGTCCGTGAACCATCTAATGGAGGCTGCAAAAGTCGATCATTCACGGCTATTGGAACAAACTATCTGCTACCAAAGGAAAAACAACTGGTCTTTTTCTACCTCATGGGGCTACTCCGCTCACATATACGAAAATATACACCCCCGAAGCTTTCTACTGTTACCTATCGAGACGTTTAGACCGTGGCTGAGGATTTTTAAGCCACCATTCTATATGTTCAACACTCGAAGTCTCACCAATGATCCATGCGATGCTCCTCATGAATTCTTCATGGAATCTGTCGAGAAAACCAGAGGGAACCAAGTTGTTACGACCTACACCCGAAAATCACCACGCAATTTGCCACCATGTTCATCAAGTGGCAATCATTCTGCAAATCATATTTCCAAAATTCAAGTCTTTTCATCagcaacaacattaaaaaag GCTGGACTGATGGAATGCTGCGACGTTGAAGAGACAGCAGACATGAATATTACACGTATCAAGTTAAGGGCTTGTATGAAAGATGAAGTCATTGCCTGA
- the LOC7485744 gene encoding protein RETICULATA-RELATED 4, chloroplastic: MAIATCFFTASLPNNTNPKLINPHRSFHPSSSHHLHLRLSLPSPFPSSPRHHHHHNDHRLPLFIATSSGGGYGGINHPPPCGGGGGDSSDNNNHNGDGDSAEDKNREEAMMVLAEAKRSVESLPQDLAAAIRAGRIPGAVVSRFFELENSRFLRWLMQFDGFRERLLADDLFLAKVGMECGVGMFTKTAAEYERRRENFFNELEVVFADVVMAIIADFMLVFLPAPTVSLRSPLAGNAGPIAKFFHNCPDNAFQVALAGTSYSLLQRLGAIARNGAKLFVVGTASSLVGTAVTNTLINARKAVDKSSAGEVENVPILSTSVAYGVYMAVSSNLRYQILAGVVEQRILEPMLHQHKLMLGALCFAVRTGNTFLGSLLWVDYARLIGIQKAHEEHKELTD, from the exons ATGGCCATCGCCACCTGCTTCTTCACCGCCTCTCTGCCTAACAACACAAATCCCAAACTCATCAATCCCCATCGTTCTTTCCACCCCTCCTCATCTCACCATCTCCATCTCCGCCTCTCTCTACCCTCTCCCTTCCCCTCCTCCccccgccaccaccaccaccataacGACCACCGCCTCCCTCTCTTCATCGCCACCTCCTCCGGAGGAGGATATGGCGGCATCAACCATCCCCCTCCctgcggcggcggcggcggagATAGCAGTGACAATAACAACCACAATGGTGATGGTGACAGTGCGGAGGATAAGAATAGGGAGGAGGCGATGATGGTTTTGGCGGAGGCGAAGCGGTCTGTGGAGAGTTTGCCGCAGGATTTGGCGGCGGCTATCCGGGCCGGGAGGATACCAGGGGCCGTGGTTTCCAGATTTTTCGAGCTTGAAAACTCACGGTTTTTACGGTGGTTGATGCAGTTTGATGGGTTTAGAGAGAGGTTGTTGGCTGATGATCTCTTTTTGGCTAAAGTTGGGATGGAATGTGGTGTTGGTATGTTCACTAAG ACTGCTGCTGAGTATGAGCGTAGGAGAGAGAATTTTTTCAATGAGCTGGAAGTTGTTTTTGCAGATGTG GTGATGGCCATAATTGCAGATTTCATGCTTGTTTTTCTTCCTGCTCCCACGGTTTCTCTCCGATCACCACTAGCAGGAAATGCTGGACCTATTGCAAAGTTCTTCCACAACTGCCCTGATAATGCATTCCAG GTGGCTCTCGCTGGAACTTCCTATTCACTCTTACAGAGATTAGGTGCTATAGCG CGTAATGGAGCGAAGCTTTTTGTTGTTGGCACCGCCTCCTCACTG GTTGGTACCGCTGTGACAAATACCTTGATCAATGCACGGAAAGCTGTGGATAAGTCTTCTGCTGGTGAGGTTGAAAACGTACCTATTTTATCTACCAGTGTTGCCTATGGTGTCTACATGGCAGTTTCTAGCAACCTCAG GTATCAAATACTGGCTGGTGTTGTTGAACAGCGCATCTTGGAACCTATGCTACACCAGCACAAGCTCATGCTAGGTGCACTTTGTTTTGCTGTTCGAACAGGCAACACATTCCTGGGTTCATTATT GTGGGTGGACTATGCTCGCTTGATAGGAATCCAAAAGGCTCACGAGGAGCACAAGGAATTGACTGATTAG